One genomic window of Desulfovibrio psychrotolerans includes the following:
- a CDS encoding c-type cytochrome, translating into MLCVVSLFSKADDRAVAVAHRRDVALWSRSARLFLTAGMTGLLLCVFFLQSVRVASGASAVSGPASPEQIAEGGLLFATYCGPCHSTGQGGLDIMPLTAHLTRLGLASYIEGQGLIFDHMPVFTGNREERDAIAAYVMEGLHGKREAGEGARPLPQLPAPVPPFDADSAEHVLLAWNTLGMKCITDCDAAYSYLPPGNALGAVLIRRGAKPQLVNEGVEVRYAAPEGFRNPSRHVRYWEFAASISGKVLEPDTSVTGKGMQGTMAWNPQSATFEAAGIPVVPYDDDGTVNPYPLFAVQAVESGSGKVLASTSVVVPVGTEMSCWRCHGGEWGRPADGTGVSMETARSILTVHDRRSGTDLLARSEAGKPVLCQSCHPDPLLNAKGDPERLNLPAALHGFHVNYLKGGGAETCSYCHPDSTIGLTRCLRDSHGTAGMTCVPCHGYLEDHALSLLKKEQEIGKERAGLFMRAVSPRSVPDVAAINARTPWAQQPDCLTCHTEAYVRPGRDAVAFNTWTADASVLYRVRKDMTGTVPCIACHNSPHATHPSDNPFGKDRDAVQPLQYQQLNAAIGAQGNCQVCHGPDSGLTPEMSPHHPMPPVGR; encoded by the coding sequence ATGCTTTGTGTTGTCTCCCTGTTTTCTAAAGCCGATGACCGGGCCGTGGCTGTTGCACACCGGAGGGACGTTGCGCTGTGGTCCCGGAGTGCCCGCCTGTTCCTTACTGCCGGAATGACCGGGTTGCTGCTCTGTGTATTTTTCTTACAGTCCGTGCGGGTGGCATCGGGCGCGTCTGCTGTATCCGGACCGGCCAGTCCGGAACAGATTGCTGAGGGCGGCCTCCTGTTTGCCACGTATTGCGGCCCTTGCCACAGCACGGGACAGGGCGGTCTGGATATCATGCCGCTGACGGCGCACCTAACCCGGCTGGGGCTGGCTTCCTACATAGAAGGGCAGGGGCTTATCTTTGACCATATGCCCGTGTTTACCGGCAACCGGGAAGAGCGCGACGCCATTGCCGCCTACGTTATGGAAGGGCTGCACGGTAAGCGCGAGGCAGGCGAAGGAGCACGTCCCCTGCCGCAGTTGCCTGCTCCTGTGCCGCCCTTTGATGCCGACTCGGCGGAGCATGTGCTGCTGGCGTGGAACACGCTGGGCATGAAATGCATTACAGACTGTGATGCCGCCTATTCCTACCTGCCTCCGGGCAATGCGCTGGGGGCTGTGCTTATCCGCCGGGGGGCAAAACCGCAGCTTGTGAACGAAGGTGTGGAGGTGCGCTACGCGGCACCGGAAGGATTTCGCAATCCTTCCCGCCATGTGCGGTACTGGGAGTTTGCTGCGTCCATATCGGGCAAGGTGCTGGAGCCGGATACATCGGTAACGGGAAAGGGGATGCAGGGGACTATGGCATGGAATCCCCAATCCGCCACCTTTGAGGCGGCGGGGATACCCGTGGTGCCGTATGACGATGACGGTACTGTGAACCCGTACCCGCTGTTTGCCGTGCAGGCGGTGGAATCCGGTTCCGGCAAAGTGCTGGCAAGCACGTCTGTGGTGGTGCCGGTGGGAACGGAAATGAGCTGCTGGCGTTGCCATGGCGGTGAGTGGGGACGCCCCGCAGACGGCACAGGTGTTTCCATGGAAACGGCCCGTTCCATTCTGACCGTGCATGACAGACGGAGCGGCACCGACCTGCTCGCCCGTTCCGAGGCAGGCAAGCCCGTGCTCTGTCAGAGTTGCCACCCCGACCCGCTTCTCAACGCCAAGGGGGACCCGGAGCGCCTGAATCTGCCCGCCGCCCTGCACGGTTTTCATGTGAATTATTTGAAAGGAGGCGGGGCGGAAACCTGCTCCTATTGCCACCCGGACAGCACCATAGGCCTGACGCGGTGCCTGCGTGACAGCCACGGAACAGCGGGCATGACCTGCGTGCCCTGCCATGGCTATCTGGAAGACCACGCCCTGTCGCTGCTCAAGAAGGAGCAAGAGATAGGCAAGGAACGGGCAGGGCTCTTCATGCGGGCCGTATCTCCCAGAAGCGTGCCGGATGTGGCGGCCATTAACGCCAGAACGCCCTGGGCGCAGCAGCCGGACTGCCTTACCTGCCATACGGAGGCGTATGTGCGTCCGGGCAGGGACGCCGTGGCGTTTAATACCTGGACCGCCGACGCCAGCGTGCTCTACAGGGTGCGCAAGGATATGACCGGCACCGTGCCGTGCATAGCCTGCCACAACAGTCCGCACGCCACGCATCCTTCGGACAACCCCTTCGGGAAGGACAGGGATGCCGTGCAGCCGTTGCAGTATCAGCAGCTTAATGCGGCTATAGGGGCGCAGGGTAATTGTCAGGTCTGCCACGGGCCGGATTCGGGACTTACTCCTGAAATGTCGCCGCACCACCCTATGCCCCCCGTTGGGAGATAG
- the ablA gene encoding lysine 2,3-aminomutase produces the protein MKFFNERQQALAKLAGRTVSPDDWQDWKWHVRKAVRTVDAFEKALGIRFCASEKAEYERTLETFPMSVTPYYLSLIDADDYRNDPVFMQSFPSLSELHIERHDMSDPLHEDEDSPVPGITHRYPDRVLFHVSNVCSMYCRHCTRKRKVGDADSIPTPDDLEQGLEYIRNTPQVRDVLLSGGDPLMLADELLDWILTRLREIEHVEIVRIGTRMPVVLPCRITDGLVRTLAKHHPVWLNTHFNHPREITASSRAALKKLADAGIPLGNQSVLLAGVNDCPKLIKRLNQKLVQNRVRPYYLYQCDMSEGLSHFRTPISKGIEIMESLRGHTTGFSIPTYVVDAPGGGGKIPVTPNYVVSWGVNKVVLRNYEGVITTYNEPDSYEASYCDRQCSSCNLQLKQEDAEERAIGIVKLLSDWDDTTSLTPRDNIRMERRDETP, from the coding sequence TTGAAATTCTTCAATGAACGCCAGCAGGCACTGGCCAAACTGGCTGGCAGGACGGTTTCCCCCGATGACTGGCAGGACTGGAAATGGCACGTCCGCAAAGCCGTACGCACGGTAGACGCGTTCGAGAAAGCGCTGGGCATACGGTTCTGCGCATCGGAAAAGGCAGAATACGAGCGGACGCTGGAGACCTTCCCCATGTCCGTCACCCCCTACTACCTCTCCCTCATAGACGCCGACGACTACCGTAACGACCCGGTGTTTATGCAGTCGTTTCCTTCCCTCTCCGAACTGCACATAGAACGGCACGACATGTCGGACCCGCTGCACGAAGACGAAGACAGCCCCGTGCCCGGCATTACCCACCGCTACCCGGACCGGGTGCTCTTTCATGTGAGCAACGTCTGCTCCATGTACTGCCGCCACTGCACACGCAAACGCAAGGTGGGCGATGCAGACTCCATTCCCACACCCGACGATCTGGAGCAGGGGCTGGAATATATCCGCAACACTCCTCAGGTGCGGGACGTGCTTCTTTCCGGCGGCGATCCGCTCATGCTTGCCGATGAGCTTCTGGACTGGATCCTGACCCGCCTGCGGGAGATAGAGCATGTGGAGATAGTGCGCATAGGCACGCGCATGCCCGTGGTGCTGCCCTGCCGCATAACAGACGGCCTGGTGCGCACCCTCGCAAAACACCACCCTGTCTGGCTGAACACCCACTTCAACCACCCGCGTGAAATCACCGCTTCCTCACGCGCCGCACTGAAAAAACTCGCGGACGCAGGCATTCCCCTCGGCAACCAGAGCGTGCTGCTGGCAGGCGTGAACGACTGCCCCAAGCTGATCAAAAGGCTTAACCAGAAACTGGTGCAGAACAGGGTGCGGCCTTATTACCTGTATCAGTGCGACATGTCGGAAGGGCTTTCTCACTTCCGCACGCCCATCAGCAAGGGCATAGAAATCATGGAAAGCCTGCGCGGACACACCACCGGATTCTCCATTCCCACTTACGTGGTCGATGCCCCGGGAGGCGGCGGCAAAATTCCCGTAACCCCCAACTATGTGGTTTCGTGGGGGGTGAACAAGGTGGTGCTGCGTAATTACGAAGGGGTAATCACCACCTACAACGAACCGGATTCCTACGAAGCCAGCTACTGCGACAGGCAATGCAGCAGCTGCAACCTCCAGTTAAAGCAGGAAGATGCGGAAGAACGCGCCATCGGCATCGTAAAACTGCTCTCAGACTGGGACGACACCACCAGCCTTACCCCCCGTGACAATATCCGTATGGAGCGGCGCGATGAAACGCCGTAA
- the ablB gene encoding putative beta-lysine N-acetyltransferase, with product MKRRNAVHPSSGSTAGSQNRYRAIQPHQRVPQKPRRPDVIEYLGNSLVQHGPASNRVYLMKLDRADLPDIVDNMVALGRKHGYSKLFAKVSDDTEQAFSRRGFVREARSPLLVRGQNAGCFMGKYLSPERGVADDRATLSRTLALALSAAKGVETAPEKPTPPKVHKLTPEHAHELAALYEKVFSSYPFPIFDPAYLREAMAEATVFFGIREGDRLVAAASSEMDMHWRCAEMTDFATLPEFRGRGAAATLLASMEKTVSRLGILTAYTIARGVSPGMNIVFARAGYRYDGTLTNNTHIAGGLESMNVWSKPLPAGQGLHSAIRNQG from the coding sequence ATGAAACGCCGTAACGCAGTGCATCCTTCATCCGGCAGCACCGCAGGCTCACAAAACAGATACCGGGCAATACAGCCGCATCAGCGGGTGCCGCAAAAGCCCCGGCGACCGGACGTAATAGAGTATCTGGGCAATTCGCTGGTGCAGCATGGTCCCGCCAGCAACCGCGTCTACCTTATGAAACTGGACCGGGCAGACCTGCCTGACATTGTGGACAACATGGTCGCACTGGGCAGGAAACACGGTTACTCCAAACTCTTTGCCAAGGTTTCTGACGACACAGAGCAGGCATTCTCCCGGCGGGGGTTCGTCCGGGAGGCGCGCTCTCCGTTGCTGGTAAGGGGGCAGAACGCCGGATGCTTCATGGGGAAATATCTTTCTCCCGAACGCGGCGTGGCGGATGACAGGGCAACACTCTCCCGGACTCTTGCTCTGGCCCTCTCTGCGGCCAAAGGGGTCGAGACAGCCCCGGAGAAACCCACCCCGCCAAAGGTGCACAAGCTTACACCGGAACATGCGCATGAACTGGCGGCGCTGTATGAAAAGGTATTTTCCAGCTACCCCTTCCCCATCTTCGACCCCGCCTACCTGCGCGAAGCCATGGCGGAAGCTACCGTGTTCTTCGGCATCCGCGAAGGCGACCGGCTTGTGGCCGCAGCCTCTTCAGAAATGGATATGCACTGGCGGTGTGCAGAGATGACCGATTTTGCCACTCTGCCGGAATTCAGGGGAAGAGGTGCCGCAGCCACCCTGCTCGCAAGCATGGAAAAGACGGTTTCCCGGCTGGGCATTCTCACGGCGTATACCATTGCCCGTGGGGTAAGTCCCGGCATGAACATTGTCTTCGCCCGTGCGGGCTACAGGTATGACGGCACACTGACCAACAACACCCATATAGCCGGGGGACTGGAGAGTATGAATGTTTGGTCCAAGCCGCTGCCTGCGGGACAGGGCCTGCACTCCGCCATCCGGAACCAAGGCTGA
- a CDS encoding sulfotransferase family 2 domain-containing protein, translating into MDTRLHFFLHLPRTAGTTLNAIIRDNFAPHEIFSVYSAEEYHRHREIRPAALEGVRVIQGHLFLENYRPPRIYSRDVSVFTFLRDPVERLVSEYIFLKSWPQNHMYAYLNENNIGFGDYVESMEPRLVYRGKNFMTRFFSGEDFDVQSYPEQALRAAMHNLEHVFDFVGIQERFDESLLLLAEHLGLRSLCHEKRNVLAPESRMTPDADALALARERNAADLVLYRFACDLFDRRVRERGETFARKVREFASLNARYQKMCRLITAELAGQQDGAILLPK; encoded by the coding sequence ATGGATACACGCCTTCATTTTTTCCTGCATCTGCCCCGCACGGCGGGCACAACGCTGAACGCCATCATCAGGGACAATTTTGCCCCGCACGAGATTTTCAGCGTGTACAGCGCGGAAGAGTACCACAGGCACCGTGAAATACGCCCTGCGGCGCTGGAAGGGGTGCGGGTCATTCAGGGGCACCTTTTTCTGGAAAATTACCGCCCGCCGCGCATCTATTCCCGTGATGTGTCGGTATTCACCTTTCTGCGCGACCCGGTGGAGCGCCTTGTTTCCGAATATATCTTTCTTAAGTCGTGGCCGCAGAACCACATGTATGCTTACCTGAACGAGAACAACATAGGGTTTGGCGACTATGTGGAGAGCATGGAACCAAGGCTGGTCTACCGTGGCAAGAATTTTATGACCCGCTTTTTTTCGGGCGAGGATTTTGACGTGCAGTCGTATCCGGAACAGGCACTGCGGGCTGCCATGCACAATCTGGAGCATGTGTTCGATTTCGTGGGGATTCAGGAGCGTTTTGACGAAAGCCTGCTGCTGCTGGCCGAGCATCTGGGGTTGCGTTCCCTGTGCCACGAAAAGCGCAACGTGCTTGCACCGGAAAGCAGAATGACCCCGGATGCGGATGCGCTGGCCCTTGCCCGTGAGCGCAACGCGGCCGATTTGGTCCTGTACCGTTTTGCCTGCGACCTCTTTGACAGGCGCGTGCGGGAACGCGGCGAGACCTTTGCCCGCAAGGTGCGGGAATTTGCCAGCCTGAATGCACGATACCAGAAAATGTGCCGCCTTATCACCGCAGAACTGGCGGGGCAGCAGGACGGAGCCATCCTGCTGCCCAAATAG
- a CDS encoding radical SAM protein yields MSNPNTSDGYANHTLHDTRVARGQEKLTMPETTTLLNIEFNSSCNLRCRWCSLDHSRPRRSMSPETLDALLRQLAQNALPALRHIDLHNGGETLLHPDMSSMLNVLRRWKPFLPGSPRIRLLTNGMALSERKAVQIAQSGVIDRMRFSIDGGSPGQYESIRRGARWQALTRNVLRFMTHNNHAAHRAETEAICLLPAGHAEPFAPEFASLLSHFDTVSLRHPHNWDGSAELGVDDSGYRETASRMQGKCCFLLLHNLVVLPEGDVTACCNDLNARLVLGNIHTTDIGAIARSEIRTAMRRLMEQGRKHEIPLCRHCTGFFQPD; encoded by the coding sequence ATGAGCAATCCGAACACATCAGATGGCTACGCAAACCACACGCTCCACGATACCCGCGTAGCCCGCGGGCAGGAAAAACTGACCATGCCGGAAACCACAACCCTGCTGAACATAGAATTCAACTCGTCCTGCAACCTGCGCTGCCGCTGGTGTTCGCTGGACCACAGCCGCCCGCGCAGGAGCATGTCTCCGGAAACGCTGGATGCATTGCTGCGGCAACTGGCACAGAACGCCCTGCCCGCCCTCCGGCACATAGACCTGCATAACGGCGGAGAAACCCTGCTGCACCCGGACATGTCTTCCATGCTGAACGTGCTGCGCCGCTGGAAGCCTTTTCTCCCCGGCAGCCCCCGCATACGCCTGCTCACAAACGGCATGGCGCTCTCAGAGCGCAAGGCGGTGCAGATTGCACAGAGCGGCGTTATTGACCGGATGCGGTTCAGCATAGACGGCGGATCACCCGGGCAATATGAATCCATACGCAGAGGCGCCCGCTGGCAGGCGCTTACAAGAAACGTGCTGCGTTTCATGACGCATAACAACCATGCCGCGCACCGGGCGGAGACGGAAGCCATCTGCCTGCTTCCCGCCGGACACGCGGAGCCCTTTGCCCCGGAGTTTGCCTCGCTTCTCTCGCACTTCGATACCGTGTCCCTGCGCCATCCGCACAACTGGGACGGCAGCGCAGAGCTTGGCGTGGACGATTCGGGCTACCGGGAAACCGCCTCCCGTATGCAGGGCAAGTGCTGCTTCCTGCTGCTGCATAATCTGGTCGTGCTGCCTGAGGGCGATGTAACGGCATGCTGCAATGACCTGAACGCACGCCTTGTACTCGGCAACATACATACTACCGACATCGGCGCCATAGCGCGCTCGGAAATCCGCACCGCCATGCGCCGCCTCATGGAGCAGGGGCGAAAGCACGAGATTCCGCTCTGCAGGCACTGCACGGGATTCTTTCAGCCAGACTGA
- a CDS encoding RrF2 family transcriptional regulator: protein MKLSARTRYATRLLLDLAQHSDAETPVTTTTLSEVSGISVQFIEQILKPLKKAGLVTSLRGASGGHMLAHKPEATTIGDVIRIMEGGIDLTHCCQEDIAKECPRTGRCLTRVVWLRASRALARELDSITLKDLIEGGITLDDE from the coding sequence ATGAAACTCTCCGCCCGCACACGGTATGCCACACGCCTCCTTCTTGACCTCGCCCAGCACAGCGATGCGGAAACCCCGGTGACCACCACCACTCTTTCTGAAGTTTCCGGCATCTCCGTCCAGTTTATCGAACAAATCCTCAAACCGCTGAAAAAGGCGGGACTGGTGACAAGCTTACGCGGTGCCTCCGGCGGACACATGCTTGCCCACAAACCCGAAGCAACAACCATAGGCGATGTCATCCGGATAATGGAAGGCGGCATCGACCTCACGCACTGTTGTCAGGAAGACATTGCCAAAGAATGCCCCCGCACGGGGCGATGTCTCACGCGGGTGGTCTGGCTGCGGGCATCCCGCGCCCTCGCCCGCGAACTGGATTCCATAACTCTTAAAGACCTTATAGAGGGCGGTATTACGCTGGATGACGAATAA
- a CDS encoding RrF2 family transcriptional regulator — MRISTTAHYASRLLAQLAMHDSDKPIPATVLSDSTGISVKFIEKIIRPLKTAGFVRSVRGASGGHLLCIRPEEVTLGQVLRVMEGGVQPPQCCPDNMCGDHDCNARSAWNNVAQALEQTLESITLADLMKDNITSYPCQ, encoded by the coding sequence ATGAGAATATCCACCACCGCGCATTACGCATCCCGACTTCTCGCACAGCTTGCCATGCACGATTCCGACAAGCCCATCCCGGCAACAGTTCTTTCCGACAGCACGGGCATTTCCGTGAAGTTCATCGAAAAGATTATCCGCCCCCTCAAGACGGCGGGTTTTGTCCGCAGCGTACGCGGCGCATCCGGCGGTCATCTGCTGTGCATCCGCCCTGAGGAAGTAACCTTGGGTCAGGTGCTGCGTGTAATGGAAGGCGGCGTTCAGCCTCCCCAGTGCTGCCCGGACAATATGTGCGGCGACCATGACTGCAACGCCCGTTCCGCATGGAACAACGTTGCGCAGGCTCTGGAGCAAACCTTGGAATCCATAACGCTGGCAGACCTGATGAAGGACAACATCACGTCATACCCCTGCCAGTAG
- the sqr gene encoding type III sulfide quinone reductase, selenoprotein subtype: MKKLLILGSGSGGTMVAAKMRKLLAESEWDITIIDRDPVHHYQPGWLFVPFGIYTLKDCVKPKSDFIPRGVNFVLDTIVNIDPAAKVVTTKQGKYEYDYMVISTGCRIMPEEIEGMSDGWRKNIFDFYTPDGAKALCPQMHNFKKGRMVFNIAEMPIKCPVAPLEFVYMADWFFTKMGVRKNIEIELVTPLTGAFTKAVAAEVLGKLCDDKNIKVVPNFVLDSVDAENKVITDVTGNELEYDMLVSIPPNFGQQVIEDSGLGDAMMYIPTDNATLKAEQMDNVYVLGDTTNVPTSKAGSVAHFECDIVCANLYAEINGQEPHHHFDGHSNCFIVTGFDKASLIDFNYTVEPLPGKFPLPGVGPFDLLGESRMNYYGKLMFRWIYFNLMMKGHELPFEPDMYMAGKMDVRKAKKD; encoded by the coding sequence ATGAAAAAACTGCTCATTCTCGGTTCCGGTTCCGGCGGCACCATGGTTGCGGCCAAGATGCGGAAGCTGCTGGCGGAGTCCGAATGGGACATCACCATCATTGACCGCGACCCCGTGCACCACTACCAGCCCGGCTGGCTGTTTGTGCCCTTTGGCATATACACGCTGAAAGACTGTGTGAAGCCCAAGTCCGACTTCATCCCCCGCGGCGTCAACTTCGTTCTCGACACCATCGTGAACATAGACCCTGCTGCCAAGGTCGTCACCACCAAGCAGGGCAAGTACGAATACGACTACATGGTCATTTCCACCGGCTGCCGCATCATGCCCGAAGAAATTGAAGGCATGTCCGACGGCTGGCGCAAGAATATCTTCGATTTCTACACCCCCGACGGCGCGAAGGCACTGTGCCCCCAGATGCACAACTTCAAGAAGGGCCGCATGGTGTTCAACATTGCGGAAATGCCCATCAAATGCCCGGTTGCCCCCCTTGAGTTCGTGTACATGGCCGACTGGTTCTTCACCAAGATGGGCGTGCGAAAGAACATAGAGATCGAACTGGTCACCCCGCTCACCGGTGCCTTCACCAAGGCTGTTGCCGCCGAGGTACTGGGCAAGCTGTGCGACGACAAGAACATCAAGGTTGTTCCCAACTTCGTGCTCGACAGCGTGGACGCCGAGAACAAGGTCATTACCGATGTTACGGGTAATGAACTCGAATACGACATGCTGGTTTCCATTCCCCCGAACTTCGGCCAGCAGGTCATCGAAGATTCCGGTCTGGGCGATGCCATGATGTACATCCCCACAGACAACGCCACCCTCAAGGCCGAGCAGATGGATAATGTGTACGTGCTGGGTGATACCACCAACGTGCCCACTTCCAAGGCCGGTTCCGTGGCTCACTTCGAGTGCGACATCGTGTGCGCCAACCTGTACGCCGAAATCAACGGTCAGGAGCCCCACCACCACTTCGACGGCCATTCCAACTGCTTCATCGTCACCGGCTTCGACAAGGCCTCGCTCATCGACTTCAACTACACGGTGGAGCCGCTGCCCGGCAAGTTCCCCCTGCCCGGCGTGGGTCCCTTCGACCTGCTAGGCGAAAGCCGCATGAACTACTACGGCAAGCTGATGTTCCGCTGGATATACTTCAACCTCATGATGAAGGGGCACGAACTGCCGTTTGAACCGGACATGTACATGGCCGGCAAAATGGACGTCCGCAAGGCCAAGAAAGACTAG
- a CDS encoding response regulator — protein sequence MPKKILIVDDDPAIVAFLEDLLRDNDYSTCAAYSCAEGLEKVRKEKPDLVLLDMEMPDKGGTMFYVNMRKEGEIKDTPVVVVSGVGPRPPALRKGIPTIEKPVNVSLLLSTVAERIA from the coding sequence ATGCCCAAGAAAATCCTCATCGTTGATGATGATCCGGCAATTGTCGCATTCCTCGAAGACCTGCTGCGCGATAACGACTATTCCACCTGCGCCGCTTACAGCTGTGCGGAAGGTCTTGAAAAAGTTCGTAAGGAAAAACCGGACCTCGTTCTGCTGGACATGGAAATGCCCGATAAGGGCGGCACCATGTTCTACGTGAACATGCGCAAGGAAGGAGAGATCAAGGATACGCCTGTTGTTGTCGTCAGCGGTGTGGGGCCCCGTCCCCCGGCGCTGCGCAAGGGTATTCCCACCATAGAAAAGCCCGTCAACGTGTCGCTGCTGCTCAGCACCGTTGCAGAGCGAATCGCCTAG
- a CDS encoding PAS domain-containing sensor histidine kinase: protein MPHSIPLFRHSYASDPACAPSMPTVLVTFDAPDIVSLLRRAGFSVLETPRGIGGLCGTSGFAVDRQNPPTVILARPHSVPDILDSEIVILAFPEEFDDAATLLDEGASAIVPEPYAPGLLLATIRKAWDDALAKHELLQLRTDANAVARKQAANLLHDERIAAASQIVEGLSRAMIEAVEDAKCTEYVAKLPTYVSVHDRCGSVVAANAAFRSRFCTNDAQGITYQSADNENWTHPVEETFTSGHACKRCEPIFTATGEELPALIYTFPVGGPSKDQDLVLEIAVDVSEVEEQQQKLLRAQRQYRKLFDEAPCFITVQDKDLRIVDANRLFKEHFPYSEGGHCYEILKHRSEPCMDCPILKTFEDGQSHQAEMQVSTQKGTPCNILVQTAPVHDEDGNITHVIELSADITMIRQLQGHLATLGIMLGSMSHGMKGLLMAIDGGAYNVEAGLRKNDMERIASGWAQVRGKLATLRKMSMDILDFAKARELELGVTDLRSFAEKQVDAVRHKAQSHGIPLYVDTEKASGTLEADAGILTSAITNILDNAVDACLYDRSKTDHAVHLRAWRNEGYAHFEIEDNGVGLDPETRQNMFTMFFSSKGSVGTGIGLFYAHEVISRHCGEIDVTSEVGKGTRFHIRLPLRQESCPSRASGF from the coding sequence ATGCCGCACTCCATACCGCTCTTCCGCCATTCGTACGCATCTGACCCGGCGTGTGCGCCTTCCATGCCCACAGTGCTTGTCACCTTTGATGCGCCGGATATAGTAAGCCTGCTGCGCCGTGCGGGCTTCTCGGTTCTGGAAACTCCCCGCGGAATAGGTGGCCTGTGCGGCACTTCGGGCTTTGCCGTGGATCGCCAGAATCCCCCCACGGTCATCCTCGCCCGTCCCCATTCCGTGCCGGACATTCTGGATTCGGAAATCGTCATCCTTGCCTTTCCCGAAGAATTTGACGACGCCGCCACTCTGCTGGATGAAGGCGCATCCGCCATTGTGCCGGAGCCCTATGCCCCCGGCCTGCTGCTGGCCACCATTCGCAAGGCGTGGGACGATGCGCTGGCAAAGCACGAACTGTTGCAACTGCGCACCGATGCCAACGCCGTTGCCCGCAAACAGGCTGCAAACCTGCTGCATGATGAGCGCATAGCCGCCGCAAGCCAGATTGTGGAAGGCCTTTCCCGCGCCATGATCGAGGCAGTGGAGGACGCCAAATGCACGGAATACGTGGCCAAGCTCCCCACATACGTCTCTGTGCACGACCGGTGCGGCTCGGTTGTAGCCGCAAACGCCGCATTCCGCTCCCGCTTCTGCACCAACGATGCGCAGGGCATCACCTACCAGTCGGCTGACAACGAAAACTGGACCCACCCCGTGGAGGAAACCTTCACCTCCGGCCATGCCTGCAAGCGGTGCGAACCCATTTTCACGGCCACCGGCGAAGAACTTCCCGCGCTCATCTACACCTTTCCCGTGGGCGGACCGTCAAAGGATCAGGACCTTGTGCTGGAAATCGCGGTAGACGTTTCCGAGGTGGAAGAACAGCAGCAAAAACTCCTGCGCGCGCAGCGTCAGTACCGCAAACTTTTTGACGAAGCCCCCTGCTTCATCACCGTACAGGACAAAGACCTGCGCATTGTAGACGCCAACAGGCTGTTCAAGGAGCACTTCCCCTACTCCGAGGGCGGACATTGCTATGAAATTCTAAAGCACCGGTCCGAACCGTGCATGGATTGTCCCATTCTGAAAACATTCGAAGACGGGCAATCCCATCAGGCAGAGATGCAGGTCTCCACGCAAAAGGGAACCCCCTGCAACATTTTGGTGCAGACAGCGCCGGTGCATGACGAAGACGGAAACATCACCCATGTGATAGAGCTTTCCGCAGACATCACCATGATCCGCCAGTTGCAGGGGCACCTCGCCACGCTGGGCATCATGCTCGGGTCCATGTCCCACGGCATGAAGGGCCTGCTCATGGCCATAGACGGCGGTGCCTATAATGTAGAGGCGGGCCTGCGCAAAAACGACATGGAACGCATCGCCTCCGGGTGGGCGCAGGTACGGGGCAAGCTGGCCACACTGCGCAAGATGTCGATGGATATTCTGGACTTCGCCAAAGCCAGAGAACTGGAACTGGGCGTAACGGACCTGCGCAGCTTTGCCGAAAAGCAGGTGGATGCCGTGCGCCACAAGGCGCAATCCCACGGCATTCCTCTTTACGTGGACACGGAAAAGGCCAGCGGCACGCTGGAGGCGGACGCCGGAATCCTGACCTCAGCCATCACCAACATTCTGGATAATGCCGTGGATGCCTGCCTGTACGACAGAAGCAAGACAGACCACGCCGTGCATCTGCGGGCATGGCGCAACGAGGGGTACGCCCATTTCGAAATAGAGGACAACGGCGTGGGACTGGACCCGGAAACCCGCCAGAACATGTTCACCATGTTCTTTTCCTCCAAGGGCTCAGTGGGTACGGGCATAGGCCTGTTCTACGCCCATGAGGTCATCAGCCGCCATTGCGGCGAGATTGATGTCACCTCCGAAGTGGGCAAGGGAACGCGGTTCCACATCCGGCTCCCCCTGCGGCAGGAATCGTGTCCGTCACGCGCTTCCGGCTTCTGA